From a region of the Synergistaceae bacterium genome:
- a CDS encoding restriction endonuclease subunit S, whose protein sequence is MQDLLGNGDEVLLGDNRYFDINPRTSSLPRRFYYIDLESVISGELLKQDIFERINAPSRAQRLLKPYDILFQTVRPYQQNNYFFEQEFDLPSVASTGYAQIRTSQNPKFIYYALHTGSVLRSVIAKCTGSSYPAINSTELKKVSITMPSIEEQNRVAKQISAVDQKIQTERNYLAKLQDIKQGLMQDLLTNTVSVDALL, encoded by the coding sequence ATGCAGGATTTGTTGGGGAACGGCGATGAAGTACTTTTAGGCGACAATAGATATTTTGACATTAATCCGAGGACATCATCATTACCGCGCCGCTTTTACTACATTGATTTGGAAAGTGTTATTTCTGGAGAACTCTTGAAGCAAGACATTTTTGAAAGAATTAATGCTCCCTCAAGAGCTCAGAGATTGCTAAAACCTTACGATATTTTGTTCCAAACGGTCAGACCATATCAGCAGAACAACTACTTCTTTGAACAAGAGTTTGACCTACCCTCAGTAGCATCAACAGGCTATGCGCAAATACGAACATCACAGAATCCAAAATTCATTTACTACGCGCTTCATACAGGAAGTGTTCTTAGGAGTGTTATCGCAAAGTGTACTGGTTCGAGCTACCCAGCTATTAACTCGACGGAGTTAAAGAAGGTAAGTATTACTATGCCGTCTATTGAAGAACAGAATCGAGTGGCGAAGCAAATTTCCGCCGTAGACCAGAAAATACAAACTGAACGTAACTACCTTGCTAAACTGCAAGACATCAAGCAGGGCTTGATGCAAGACCTGCTGACGAACACCGTCAGTGTGGATGCTTTACTATAA